In a genomic window of Macaca nemestrina isolate mMacNem1 chromosome 18, mMacNem.hap1, whole genome shotgun sequence:
- the LOC105491400 gene encoding chymotrypsin-like protease CTRL-1 — MLLLSLTLSLVLLGSSWGCGVPAIKPALSFSQRIVNGENAVPGSWPWQVSLQDSSGFHFCGGSLISQSWVVTAAHCNVSPGRHFVVLGEHDLSSNAEPLQVLSISQAITHPSWNPTTMNNDVTLLKLASPAQYTTRISPVCLASSNEALTEGLTCVTTGWGRLSGVGNVTPARLQQVALPLVTVNQCRQYWGSDITDSMICAGGAGASSCQGDSGGPLVCQKGNTWVLIGIVSWGTKNCNVRAPAVYTRVSKFSAWINQVIAYN; from the exons ATGCTGCTGCTCAGCCTGACCCTAAGCCTGGTTCTCCTCGGTTCCTCCTGGG GCTGCGGTGTTCCTGCCATCAAACCAGCCCTGAGCTTCAGCCAGAGGATTGTCAACGGGGAGAATGCAGTACCAGGCTCCTGGCCCTGGCAGGTGTCCCTGCAG GACAGCAGCGGCTTCCACTTTTGTGGTGGTTCTCTCATCAGCCAGTCTTGGGTGGTCACTGCTGCCCACTGCAATGTCAG CCCTGGCCGCCACTTTGTTGTCCTGGGCGAGCATGACCTATCGTCGAACGCTGAGCCCTTGCAGGTTCTGTCCATCTCTCAG GCCATTACACACCCTAGCTGGAACCCTACCACCATGAACAATGATGTGACACTGCTGAAGCTCGCCTCACCAGCCCAGTACACAACACGCATCTCGCCAGTTTGCCTGGCATCCTCAAACGAGGCTCTGACTGAAGGCCTCACATGTGTCACCACCGGCTGGGGTCGCCTCAGTGGCGTGG GCAATGTGACACCAGCACGTCTGCAGCAGGTGGCTTTGCCCCTGGTCACTGTGAATCAGTGCCGGCAGTACTGGGGCTCAGATATCACCGACTCCATGATCTGTGCAGGTGGCGCAGGTGCTTCCTCATGCCAG GGTGACTCCGGAGGCCCTCTTGTCTGCCAGAAGGGAAACACGTGGGTGCTTATTGGTATTGTCTCCTGGGGTACCAAAAACTGCAATGTGCGCGCACCTGCCGTGTATACTCGAGTTAGCAAGTTCAGCGCCTGGATCAACCAGGTCATTGCCTACAACTGA
- the LOC105491397 gene encoding proteasome subunit beta type-10 gives MLKPALEPRGGFSFENCQRNASLERVLPGLKVPHARKTGTTIAGLVFQDGVILGADTRATNDSVVADKSCEKIHFIAPKIYCCGAGVAADAEMTTRMVASKMELHALSTGREPRVATVTRVLCQTLFRYRGHVGASLIVGGVDLTGPQLYSVHPHGSYSRLPFTALGSGQGEALAVLEDRFQPNMTLEAAQGLLVEAITAGILGDLGSGGNVDACVITKTGAKLLRTLSSPTEPMKRSGRYHFVPGTTAVLTQTVKPLTLELVEETVQAMEVE, from the exons ATGCTGAAGCCAGCCTTGGAGCCCCGAGGGGGCTTCTCCTTCGAGAACTGCCAAAG AAATGCATCCTTGGAACGCGTCCTCCCGGGGCTCAAGGTCCCTCATGCACGCAAGACAGGGACAACCATCGCGGGCCTTGTGTTCCAA gaCGGAGTCATTCTGGGCGCCGACACGCGAGCCACTAACGATTCGGTCGTGGCGGACAAGAGCTGTGAGAAGATCCACTTCATCGCCCCCAAAATCTA CTGCTGTGGGGCTGGAGTAGCCGCTGACGCCGAGATGACCACAAGGATGGTGGCGTCCAAGATGGAGCTACACGCGCTATCCACGGGCCGAGAGCCCCGCGTGGCCACGGTCACTCGCGTCCTGTGCCAGACGCTCTTCCG GTACCGGGGCCACGTGGGTGCATCGCTGATCGTGGGCGGCGTAGACCTGACTGGACCGCAGCTCTACAGCGTGCATCCCCATGGCTCCTACAGCCGTCTGCCCTTCACAGCCCTGG GCTCTGGCCAGGGCGAGGCCCTGGCGGTACTAGAAGACCGGTTCCAGCCGAACATGACG CTAGAGGCCGCTCAGGGGCTGCTGGTGGAAGCCATCACCGCCGGAATCTTGGGTGACCTGGGCTCCGGGGGCAATGTGGACGCATGTGTGATCACGAAGACTGGCGCCAAGCTGCTGCGGACACTGAGCTCACCCACAGAGCCCATGAAGAG GTCTGGCCGCTACCACTTTGTGCCTGGAACCACAGCTGTCCTGACCCAAACCGTGAAGCCACTAACCCTGGAGCTAGTGGAGGAAACTGTGCAGGCTATGGAGGTGGAGTAA
- the LOC105491393 gene encoding phosphatidylcholine-sterol acyltransferase isoform X1, producing the protein MGPPGSPWQWVPLLLGLLLPPAAPFWLLNVLFPPHTTPKAELSNHTRPVILVPGCLGNQLEAKLDKPDVVNWMCYRKTEDFFTIWLDLNMFLPLGVDCWIDNTRVVYNRSSGLVSNAPGVQIRVPGFGKTYSVEYLDSSKLAGYLHTLVQNLVNNGYVRDETVRAAPYDWRLEPGQQEEYYHKLAGLVEEMHAAYGKPVFLIGHSLGCLHLLYFLLRQPQAWKDRFIDGFISLGAPWGGSIKPMLVLASGDNQGIPIMSSIKLKEEQRITTTSPWMFPSRMAWPEDHVFISTPSFNYTGRDFQRFFADLHFEEGWYMWLQSRDLLAGLPAPGVEVYCLYGVGLPTPRTYIYDHGFPYTDPVDVLYEDGDDTVATRSTELCGLWQGRQPQPVHLLPLRGIQHLNMVFSNQTLEHINAILLGAYRQGPPAPLTASPEPPPPE; encoded by the exons ATGGGGCCGCCCGGCTCCCCATGGCAGTGGGTGCCGCTGCTGCTGGGGCTGCTGCTCCCTCCTGCCGCCCCCTTCTGGCTCCTCAATGTGCTCTTCCCCCCGCACACCACGCCCAAGGCTGAGCTCAGTAACCACACACGGCCCGTCATCCTCG TGCCCGGCTGCCTGGGGAATCAGCTAGAAGCCAAGCTGGACAAGCCAGATGTGGTGAACTGGATGTGCTACCGCAAGACAGAGGACTTCTTCACCATCTGGCTGGATCTCAACATGTTCCTACCCCTCGGGGTAGACTGCTGGATCGATAACACCAG GGTTGTCTACAACCGGAGCTCTGGGCTTGTGTCCAACGCCCCCGGTGTCCAGATCCGCGTCCCCGGCTTTGGCAAGACCTACTCTGTGGAGTACCTGGACAGCAGCAAGCTGGCAG GGTACCTGCACACACTGGTGCAGAACCTGGTCAACAATGGCTACGTGCGGGACGAGACTGTGCGCGCCGCCCCCTATGACTGGCGGCTGGAGCCCG GCCAGCAGGAGGAGTACTACCACAAGCTCGCAGGGCTGGTGGAGGAGATGCACGCTGCCTATGGGAAGCCTGTCTTCCTCATTGGCCACAGCCTTGGCTGTCTACACTTGCTCTATTTCCTGCTGCGCCAGCCCCAGGCCTGGAAGGACCGCTTCATCGATGGCTTCATCTCTCTTGGGGCTCCCTGGGGCGGCTCCATCAAGCCCATGCTGGTCTTGGCCTCAG GTGACAACCAGGGCATCCCCATCATGTCCAGCATCAAGCTGAAAGAGGAGCAGCGCATAACGACCACCTCCCCCTGGATGTTTCCCTCTCGCATGGCTTGGCCTGAGGACCACGTGTTCATTTCCACCCCCAGCTTCAACTACACAGGCCGTGACTTCCAGCGCTTCTTTGCAGACCTGCACTTTGAGGAAGGCTGGTACATGTGGCTGCAGTCACGTGACCTCCTGGCAGGCCTCCCAGCGCCTGGCGTGGAAGTATACTGTCTTTATGGCGTGGGCCTGCCCACACCCCGCACCTACATCTACGACCACGGCTTCCCCTACACGGACCCTGTGGATGTGCTCTATGAGGACGGTGACGACACAGTGGCCACGCGCAGCACTGAGCTCTGTGGCCTCTGGCAGGGCCGCCAGCCGCAGCCCGTGCACCTGCTGCCCCTGCGTGGGATACAGCATCTCAACATGGTCTTCAGCAACCAGACCCTGGAGCACATCAATGCTATCCTGCTGGGTGCCTACCGCCAGGGTCCCCCTGCACCCCTGACTGCCAGCCCAGAGCCCCCGCCTCCTGAATAA
- the LOC105491393 gene encoding phosphatidylcholine-sterol acyltransferase isoform X2: protein MCYRKTEDFFTIWLDLNMFLPLGVDCWIDNTRVVYNRSSGLVSNAPGVQIRVPGFGKTYSVEYLDSSKLAGYLHTLVQNLVNNGYVRDETVRAAPYDWRLEPGQQEEYYHKLAGLVEEMHAAYGKPVFLIGHSLGCLHLLYFLLRQPQAWKDRFIDGFISLGAPWGGSIKPMLVLASGDNQGIPIMSSIKLKEEQRITTTSPWMFPSRMAWPEDHVFISTPSFNYTGRDFQRFFADLHFEEGWYMWLQSRDLLAGLPAPGVEVYCLYGVGLPTPRTYIYDHGFPYTDPVDVLYEDGDDTVATRSTELCGLWQGRQPQPVHLLPLRGIQHLNMVFSNQTLEHINAILLGAYRQGPPAPLTASPEPPPPE from the exons ATGTGCTACCGCAAGACAGAGGACTTCTTCACCATCTGGCTGGATCTCAACATGTTCCTACCCCTCGGGGTAGACTGCTGGATCGATAACACCAG GGTTGTCTACAACCGGAGCTCTGGGCTTGTGTCCAACGCCCCCGGTGTCCAGATCCGCGTCCCCGGCTTTGGCAAGACCTACTCTGTGGAGTACCTGGACAGCAGCAAGCTGGCAG GGTACCTGCACACACTGGTGCAGAACCTGGTCAACAATGGCTACGTGCGGGACGAGACTGTGCGCGCCGCCCCCTATGACTGGCGGCTGGAGCCCG GCCAGCAGGAGGAGTACTACCACAAGCTCGCAGGGCTGGTGGAGGAGATGCACGCTGCCTATGGGAAGCCTGTCTTCCTCATTGGCCACAGCCTTGGCTGTCTACACTTGCTCTATTTCCTGCTGCGCCAGCCCCAGGCCTGGAAGGACCGCTTCATCGATGGCTTCATCTCTCTTGGGGCTCCCTGGGGCGGCTCCATCAAGCCCATGCTGGTCTTGGCCTCAG GTGACAACCAGGGCATCCCCATCATGTCCAGCATCAAGCTGAAAGAGGAGCAGCGCATAACGACCACCTCCCCCTGGATGTTTCCCTCTCGCATGGCTTGGCCTGAGGACCACGTGTTCATTTCCACCCCCAGCTTCAACTACACAGGCCGTGACTTCCAGCGCTTCTTTGCAGACCTGCACTTTGAGGAAGGCTGGTACATGTGGCTGCAGTCACGTGACCTCCTGGCAGGCCTCCCAGCGCCTGGCGTGGAAGTATACTGTCTTTATGGCGTGGGCCTGCCCACACCCCGCACCTACATCTACGACCACGGCTTCCCCTACACGGACCCTGTGGATGTGCTCTATGAGGACGGTGACGACACAGTGGCCACGCGCAGCACTGAGCTCTGTGGCCTCTGGCAGGGCCGCCAGCCGCAGCCCGTGCACCTGCTGCCCCTGCGTGGGATACAGCATCTCAACATGGTCTTCAGCAACCAGACCCTGGAGCACATCAATGCTATCCTGCTGGGTGCCTACCGCCAGGGTCCCCCTGCACCCCTGACTGCCAGCCCAGAGCCCCCGCCTCCTGAATAA